In one Liolophura sinensis isolate JHLJ2023 chromosome 11, CUHK_Ljap_v2, whole genome shotgun sequence genomic region, the following are encoded:
- the LOC135477713 gene encoding uncharacterized protein LOC135477713 — protein sequence MIICPADKPFTECPYNPCIAALCVTGTRCVADQCGGCFARCLPLETKQCSVDGKTYNVGDNFPSSDGCNTCTCSASGFPICTLRACLPPKQCTAENGKTYNVGDTFPASDGCNTCTCTESGVPVCTLKACYQCPLYKCKACTTGYVIDENGCQTCQCKDPTCEGVTCAKGSFCSNSYCCPDEVKVMRCTDPCANKYCGIFKVCKRYCNCYADCVWWFLAQ from the exons ATGATCA TTTGCCCGGCTGATAAGCCTTTTACAGAGTGTCCGTACAATCCATGTATAGCGGCTCTGTGCGTCACAGGAACCAGATGTGT TGCTGATCAGTGTGGGGGCTgctttgcaaggtgtttacctCTGGAAA CTAAGCAGTGTTCAGTGGACGGAAAAACTTACAACGTTGGGGACAACTTCCCGTCATCGGACGGCTGTAACACGTGTACCTGTAGCGCCTCCGGATTTCCCATCTGCACATTGCGTGCATGCTTACCACCAAAGCAGTGCACTGCAGAAAATGGAAAGACCTACAACGTTGGGGACACATTCCCAGCATCGGACGGCTGCAACACGTGCACGTGTACGGAATCCGGCGTTCCCGTCTGCACACTGAAGGCCT GTTACCAGTGCCCTCTGTACAAATGTAAAGCTTGTACCACTGGATATGTGATCGATGAGAACGGCTGTCAGACGTGTCAGTGCAAAGATCCCACATGCGAG GGAGTGACGTGTGCCAAGGGGTCATTCTGCTCCAACTCTTATT GTTGTCCCGATGAGGTTAAAGTCATGCGGTGTACTGACCCCTGTGCAAATAAATACTGCGGGATCTTCAAAGTGTGCAA GCGATACTGCAACTGTTACGCTGACTGTGTCTGGTGGTTCCTGGCCCAGTAG
- the LOC135477714 gene encoding kielin/chordin-like protein, with product MSAETENASLMSVHITEKPMPWERVSPGVMAVNSCFCDAPNSVGCTEVYCPHCQYNGNIYKPGDSFNSTDGCNTCSCSENGQVACTEMACLPGPDCQYNGNIYKPGDSFNSTDGCNTCSCSESGQVACTQMACPIDQNRG from the exons ATGTCTGCAGAAACGGAGAATGCATCG CTAATGAGTGTACACATAACGGAAAAACCTATGCCGTGGGAACGCGTTTCCCCAGGGGTGATGGCTGTAAATTCCTGTTTCTGTGACGCTCCAAACAGCGTGGGCTGTACGGAGGTTTACT GTCCTCATTGCCAGTACAACGGTAACATTTACAAGCCCGGGGATAGTTTTAACTCTACAGACGGATGCAACACGTGTTCGTGCTCAGAAAACGGACAAGTGGCCTGCACTGAGATGGCCTGTCTACCAG GTCCTGATTGCCAGTACAACGGTAACATTTACAAGCCAGGGGATAGTTTTAACTCTACAGACGGATGCAACACCTGTTCGTGCTCAGAAAGCGGACAAGTGGCCTGCACGCAGATGGCCTGTCCAATAGATCAAAATAGAGGTTAG